Proteins from one Cicer arietinum cultivar CDC Frontier isolate Library 1 chromosome 3, Cicar.CDCFrontier_v2.0, whole genome shotgun sequence genomic window:
- the LOC101498693 gene encoding uncharacterized protein isoform X1 — protein sequence MALRLNSVFSSASVVSPNNCLRKATFNLRRGGATIRIRMALSETPSTFKVIDSHLHVWASSQEAGKFPYSPGQEPNLPGHVDFLLQCMEEAGVDGALIVQPINHKFDHSYVTSVLKKYPAKFFGCCLANPADDGSGLKQLEHLVLKDGYRAVRFNPYLWPSGEKMTNEIGKAIFKRAGELHVPVNFMCMKGLDLHISEIEQLCNEFPSTVVLLDHLAFCKPPINDEEGLVFSKLLNLSRFPQVYVKFSALFRVSRTQFPYLDLSPLLSQVVSSFGANRVIWGSDFPFVVPECGYKGAKDAVQLIAHQISLPSSDLEWIMGRTATQLFQSHLITAKQD from the exons ATGGCGCTAAGGCTGAATAGTGTGTTTTCATCAGCTTCAGTGGTAAGTCCCAATAATTGTTTGAGGAAAGCCACGTTCAATTTGAGAAGAGGTGGTGCTACAATTAGAATTAGAATGGCGTTGAGTGAAACCCCTTCAACCTTTAAAGTCATTGATTCACATCTACACGTGTGGGCTTCTTCTCAAGAG GCTGGTAAATTCCCTTACTCACCTGGACAAGAGCCTAATTTACCTGGACATGTAGATTTTCTGCTCCag TGTATGGAGGAAGCAGGAGTAGATGGTGCACTCATTGTACAaccaattaatcataaatttgaTCATAGTTATGTTACAAG TGTTTTGAAGAAATATCCGGCCAAATTTTTTGGTTGTTGTCTTGCTAATCCAGCTGATGATGGAAGCGGGCTTAAGCAGCTTGAACATCTTGTTCTGAAG gATGGCTACCGTGCTGTTCGATTCAACCCTTATCTGTGGCCATCTGGTGAAAAG ATGACAAATGAAATAGGGAAAGCAATTTTCAAAAGGGCTGGTGAACTTCATGTACCAGTGAACTTCATGTGTATGAAG GGTCTTGATCTGCATATTTCTGAAATTGAGCAATTATGCAATGAGTTTCCATCAACAGTTGTATTGCTTGATCACTTAGCATTTTGCAAACCACCAAT AAATGATGAGGAGGGTCTTGTGTTTTCCAAGCTTTTAAATCTATCTAGATTCCCACAG GTATATGTGAAATTTAGTGCTCTCTTCAGAGTATCAAGGACACAATTTCCTTATCTGGATTTGTCTCCTCTATTATCCCAAGTTGTCTCTAGCTTTGGCGCCAATCGTGTAATATGGGGCAG TGATTTTCCATTTGTTGTTCCTGAATGTGGCTACAAAGGAGCCAAAGATGCAGTGCAGCTTATTGCCCATCAAATTTCTTTGCCTTCATCTGATTTAGAGTGGATCATGGGTAGGACAGCTACACAGCTTTTTCAAAGTCATTTGATTACCGCCAAGCAAGACTGA
- the LOC101498693 gene encoding uncharacterized protein isoform X2, whose amino-acid sequence MALRLNSVFSSASVVSPNNCLRKATFNLRRGGATIRIRMALSETPSTFKVIDSHLHVWASSQEAGKFPYSPGQEPNLPGHVDFLLQCMEEAGVDGALIVQPINHKFDHSYVTSVLKKYPAKFFGCCLANPADDGSGLKQLEHLVLKDGYRAVRFNPYLWPSGEKMTNEIGKAIFKRAGELHVPVNFMCMKVYVKFSALFRVSRTQFPYLDLSPLLSQVVSSFGANRVIWGSDFPFVVPECGYKGAKDAVQLIAHQISLPSSDLEWIMGRTATQLFQSHLITAKQD is encoded by the exons ATGGCGCTAAGGCTGAATAGTGTGTTTTCATCAGCTTCAGTGGTAAGTCCCAATAATTGTTTGAGGAAAGCCACGTTCAATTTGAGAAGAGGTGGTGCTACAATTAGAATTAGAATGGCGTTGAGTGAAACCCCTTCAACCTTTAAAGTCATTGATTCACATCTACACGTGTGGGCTTCTTCTCAAGAG GCTGGTAAATTCCCTTACTCACCTGGACAAGAGCCTAATTTACCTGGACATGTAGATTTTCTGCTCCag TGTATGGAGGAAGCAGGAGTAGATGGTGCACTCATTGTACAaccaattaatcataaatttgaTCATAGTTATGTTACAAG TGTTTTGAAGAAATATCCGGCCAAATTTTTTGGTTGTTGTCTTGCTAATCCAGCTGATGATGGAAGCGGGCTTAAGCAGCTTGAACATCTTGTTCTGAAG gATGGCTACCGTGCTGTTCGATTCAACCCTTATCTGTGGCCATCTGGTGAAAAG ATGACAAATGAAATAGGGAAAGCAATTTTCAAAAGGGCTGGTGAACTTCATGTACCAGTGAACTTCATGTGTATGAAG GTATATGTGAAATTTAGTGCTCTCTTCAGAGTATCAAGGACACAATTTCCTTATCTGGATTTGTCTCCTCTATTATCCCAAGTTGTCTCTAGCTTTGGCGCCAATCGTGTAATATGGGGCAG TGATTTTCCATTTGTTGTTCCTGAATGTGGCTACAAAGGAGCCAAAGATGCAGTGCAGCTTATTGCCCATCAAATTTCTTTGCCTTCATCTGATTTAGAGTGGATCATGGGTAGGACAGCTACACAGCTTTTTCAAAGTCATTTGATTACCGCCAAGCAAGACTGA
- the LOC140919863 gene encoding uncharacterized protein, which produces MLKMKVELEEIEINVNGEETLKLLKKDQKERLRIGETIMNLLLKLDCVRVFQCYALREFRKSLIKRVIFLQEFVDQIQMVGPTYEDDIVKGNFVGVEEKEDVGCEEEQEGGVKIEVLMNEVENEGNCVGEEVNCLGNEKEDEGEGEEPERDEKMEVLIKEENEGGNKIEALMNEGKCVNEEENCLMKEKDENEEDEEGNKMEGLEKMEESVGTSLVEEGIEGDSVVVKEEEGKIVIGYEEEDCKEESDGNKGMLKRMIEDNEKMMEMMAQLFERNEKQTTLLTSLTQRVEQLERAFTCDKLRRKKKRRNVDAKYRHNACS; this is translated from the coding sequence ATGTTGAAGATGAAGGTGGAGTTGGAGGAGATTGAGATTAACGTTAATGGCGAAGAAACTTTGAAGTTGTTGAAGAAGGACCAAAAGGAGAGGTTGAGAATAGGTGAAACAATCATGAACTTGCTTCTTAAGTTGGATTGTGTTAGAGTTTTTCAATGTTATGCTCTTAGGGAGTTTAGAAAGTCGTTGATTAAAAGGGTCATTTTTCTTCAAGAGTTTGTTGATCAAATTCAAATGGTGGGTCCCACATATGAGGATGATATTGTTAAGGGTAATTTTGTTGGGGTTGAAGAGAAGGAAGATGTTGGGTGTGAAGAGGAGCAAGAGGGTGGTGTAAAAATTGAAGTTTTGATGAACGAGGTGGAAAATGAGGGTAACTGTGTGGGGGAAGAGGTGAATTGTTTGGGGAATGAAAAGGAGGATGAAGGGGAGGGCGAGGAGCCTGAGCGAGATGAGAAAATGGAAGTTTTGATTAAAGAGGAGAATGAAGGAGGTAACAAAATTGAAGCTTTGATGAACGAGGGTAAATGTGTGAATGAAGAGGAAAATTGTTTGATGAAggaaaaggatgaaaatgaggagGATGAGGAAGGTAACAAAATGGAAGGTTTGGAGAAGATGGAGGAAAGTGTGGGAACAAGTTTAGTGGAGGAGGGAATTGAGGGTGATAGTGTGGTGGTGAAAGAAGAGGAGGGTAAAATTGTAATTGGATATGAGGAGGAGGATTGTAAGGAAGAGAGTGATGGGAATAAGGGAATGTTGAAAAGGATGATTGAGGACAATGAGAAGATGATGGAGATGATGGCTCAATTGTTTGAGAGGAATGAAAAGCAAACAACACTTCTTACCTCTCTTACACAAAGGGTGGAGCAACTTGAAAGAGCTTTCACTTGTGACAAGTtgaggaggaagaagaagaggagAAATGTTGATGCCAAATATAGGCATAATGCTTGCTCctga